A single window of Salvia splendens isolate huo1 chromosome 6, SspV2, whole genome shotgun sequence DNA harbors:
- the LOC121807376 gene encoding dolichyl-diphosphooligosaccharide--protein glycosyltransferase subunit STT3B-like, translating to MVAAKMEKSAADLPASPGLSSVLKSLKLKTKQQELLIRVSVLFLVYVLAFITRLFSILRYESMIHEFDPYFNYRVTQFLTQNGFYEFWNWFDYESWYPLGRIVGGTLYPGLMVTAAFIFWTLRFLRFAVHIREVCVLTAPFFAANTTIVAYFFGKELWDSGAGLVAAVLIAICPGYISRSVAGSYDNEGVAIFALLLTFYLFVKAVNTGSLAWALASAFGYFYMVSAWGGYVFIINLIPLYVLVLLITGRYSMRLYVAYNCMYVLGMLLAMQIRFVGFQHVQSGEHMAAMGVFFLIQVFNFLDWVKYLLDDPKKFHTFLRFTVTSAVGLGAVALGVGTASGYISPWTGRFYSLLDPTYAKDHIPIIASVSEHQPTAWSSFMFDFHILLFLFPAGLYFCFKRLSDATIFIVMYGLTSMYFAGVMVRLILVATPAVCLISAIAVSATVKNLTQLVRSKSKPAPAGSSKGASNTKASSKGSLEQSMPFGRNGAIALLLGALYLLSRYVIHCTWVTSEAYSSPSIVLAARGAHGQRVIFDDYREAYFWLRQNTPPEAKVMSWWDYGYQITAMGNRTVIVDNNTWNNTHIATVGRAMSSYEDEAYEIIKSLDVDYVLVVFGGVTGYSSDDINKFLWMVRIGGGVFPVIKEPDYLVNGEYRVDKGGAPKMLNCLMYKLCYYRFGELTTEYGKPPGYDRARGVEIGNKDIKLEHLEEAFTTSNWIVRIYKVKPPNNRW from the exons ATGGTCGCAGCGAAAATGGAGAAATCCGCTGCGGATCTGCCGGCGTCGCCGGGATTGAGCTCGGTGCTCAAATCTCTGAAGCTGAAGACGAAGCAGCAGGAGCTCCTGATCCGCGTCTCAGTCCTCTTCCTGGTTTACGTCTTGGCGTTCATCACTCGTCTATTCAGCATCTTGCGCTACGAGAGCATGATCCACGAGTTTGACCCCTATTTCAATTACCGAGTCACTCAGTTCTTGACTCAGAACGGCTTCTATGAGTTCTGGAACTGGTTCGATTACGAGAGCTGGTATCCGCTTGGGAGGATTGTTGGCGGGACTCTCTATCCCGGTCTCATGGTCACTGCTGCCTTCATTTTCTGGACTCTTCGCTTTCTCCG GTTTGCTGTTCACATTCGTGAAGTTTGTGTGCTCACTGCACCATTTTTTGCTGCCAACACCACTATTGTAGCTTACTTCTTTGGGAAAGAATTATGGGATTCTGGAGCTGGACTTGTAGCAGCTGTATTAATTGCCATATGCCCTGGTTACATCTCGAGGTCGGTGGCTGGATCGTATGATAACGAGGGTGTTGCTATTTTTGCCTTGCTACTTACATTCTATCTGTTTGTTAAGGCAGTGAATACAGGCTCACTTGCTTGGGCCCTGGCCTCAGCTTTTGGGTACTTCTACATGGTTTCGGCGTGGGGTGGTTATGTGTTCATTATTAATCTGATCCCACTATATGTGTTGGTTCTATTGATTACTGGAAGATACTCAATGAGATTATACGTAGCTTATAATTGCATGTATGTGCTGGGAATGTTACTAGCTATGCAGATCCGTTTTGTGGGCTTTCAGCATGTTCAGTCTGGAGAACACATGGCAGCGATGGGGGTGTTTTTCTTGATTCAG GTTTTTAATTTCTTGGATTGGGTCAAATACCTGCTAGACGACCCAAAGAAATTCCACACATTCCTGAGGTTCACAGTGACTAGTGCAGTAGGTTTGGGTGCAGTAGCTCTGGGAGTTGGCACTGCTTCTGGGTATATATCTCCGTGGACTGGTCGGTTTTATTCACTCCTGGATCCCACCTATGCAAAGGATCACATTCCAATAATTGCGTCTGTCTCTGAGCATCAGCCAACAGCTTGGTCCTCGTTCATGTTTGATTTTCATATATTGTTGTTCCTCTTCCCAGCTGGTCTTTATTTCTGCTTCAAACGTTTGTCAGATGCCACAATATTTATAGTGATGTATGGTCTCACTAGTATGTACTTTGCTGGAGTCATGGTGCGGTTGATCCTTGTGGCAACACCTGCAGTATGCCTTATTAGTGCTATTGCGGTCTCAGCTACTGTAAAAAATCTAACTCAGCTGGTGAGGTCAAAGAGCAAGCCTGCTCCTGCAGGCTCTAGTAAGGGAGCAAGTAACACCAAAGCTTCATCTAAG GGTTCGCTAGAACAATCTATGCCTTTTGGAAGAAATGGTGCCATTGCCTTGCTTCTTGGAGCATTGTACTTGCTAAGCAGATATGTTATCCATTGTACGTGGGTTACATCAGAGGCATACTCTTCCCCATCGATTGTCTTGGCCGCCAGAGGTGCCCATGGCCAAAGGGTGATATTTGATGACTACCGTGAAGCATACTTTTGGCTACGACAGAATACCCCTCCAGAAGCCAAGGTGATGTCTTGGTGGGATTATGGTTACCAGATTACAGCCATGGGGAACAGAACTGTGATTGTTGATAACAACACTTGGAATAACACACACATTGCTACCGTTGGACGTGCTATGTCATCTTATGAAGATGAAGCTTATGAGATTATAAAATCACTTGATGTTGATTATGTGTTAGTTGTTTTCGGGGGTGTAACTGGCTATTCTTCAGATGATATTAACAA ATTTTTGTGGATGGTGAGAATTGGTGgtggagtttttcctgtaatTAAGGAGCCTGATTACCTTGTTAATGGAGAGTATCGTGTTGACAAAGGTGGAGCTCCAAAGATGTTGAATTGTCTAAT GTACAAGCTTTGCTATTATCGATTTGGTGAGCTGACAACAGAATATGGGAAGCCTCCTGG GTATGACAGGGCTCGGGGTGTTGAAATTGGAAACAAAGACATAAAGCTCGAACACTTGGAAGAGGCATTTACAACGTCGAACTGGATAGTTAGGATATACAAGGTCAAACCGCCAAACAATAGGTGGTGA
- the LOC121807377 gene encoding E3 ubiquitin-protein ligase RING1-like yields MSTAENLGGGQGGAASHQYYCYQCERHVTITPPSSPTDELACPICHGSFLEESDTAPPSNPTPESDPFLNAAFPNFGGLPLIFSSSSAAPASFTVSSAGGGLDDLSSLFGSRSPNDFNPFAFLNNYVNNLQARGANIQLVFESPGGAGIGGGGANLGDYFIGPGLEQLIQQLAENDPNRYGTPPASKNAVQGLPDIHITAEMLESDSSQCAVCKDTFELNEEAKQMPCKHIYHKDCILPWLELHNSCPVCRYELPTDDQDYENRKKDNSSGNNSGSSLGFGAAAGTQDDSNNSQQTPRTLERRFRISLPSLFRGFSTSAETSGSGGNEGGNNSNNSNTTGSSNRGSGAGADQAREEDLD; encoded by the coding sequence ATGTCTACGGCGGAAAATTTGGGCGGCGGCCAAGGCGGCGCAGCCTCTCACCAGTACTACTGCTACCAATGCGAGCGCCACGTCACCATCACTCCTCCATCCTCTCCCACCGACGAACTCGCTTGCCCCATTTGTCACGGCAGTTTTCTTGAAGAATCCGACACCGCTCCTCCCTCAAACCCTACCCCCGAATCCGATCCCTTCCTCAACGCCGCCTTCCCCAATTTCGGCGGCCTCCCCCTCATCTTCTCCTCTTCCTCCGCCGCCCCCGCCTCCTTCACTGTCTCCTCTGCTGGCGGCGGCCTTGATGATCTCTCCTCGCTCTTTGGCTCGCGATCCCCCAACGATTTCAATCCCTTTGCTTTCCTCAACAATTACGTCAATAACCTGCAGGCGAGGGGGGCGAATATTCAGCTTGTTTTCGAGTCCCCTGGAGGCGCTGGgattggcggcggcggcgccaaTTTAGGCGATTACTTTATCGGTCCTGGTTTGGAGCAATTGATTCAGCAGCTTGCAGAGAATGATCCCAATCGTTATGGGACGCCGCCTGCTTCAAAGAATGCGGTCCAGGGTTTACCCGATATACATATTACTGCGGAGATGTTAGAGTCAGATTCATCTCAATGCGCGGTGTGCAAAGATACCTTTGAGTTGAATGAGGAGGCCAAGCAGATGCCTTGCAAGCATATTTACCATAAAGACTGTATTCTGCCTTGGCTTGAGTTGCATAATTCTTGCCCGGTTTGTCGCTACGAGTTGCCCACTGATGATCAAGATTATGAGAATCGGAAGAAGGATAACAGTAGTGGGAACAACAGTGGTAGTAGTTTGGGATTTGGGGCTGCTGCTGGAACTCAAGATGATAGTAATAACAGTCAACAGACTCCAAGGACTTTGGAAAGGAGGTTTAGGATATCCTTGCCATCGCTTTTCAGAGGTTTTAGCACATCAGCTGAGACGAGCGGTAGTGGGGGTAATGAAGGAGGAAATAACAGCAACAATAGCAATACTACTGGATCATCTAATAGGGGCTCGGGAGCAGGAGCTGATCAGGCTAGAGAGGAGGACCTCGACTGA
- the LOC121806250 gene encoding HBS1-like protein isoform X1: protein MPRKVNYGVDYDDDYEDDYNDDYDYDYDEEVEENGITAKTMPAKEVRSAKVWRCPICTYDNEDSMSACDICGILRNPLVKSNIQINDVAVGGKCKDSGVSVMAKSLFASLPQHRVQPFIFEVQDDVSSTDNHLNFHKFRNMRSTFSEFSSAFSNQNHKRVNIAPFKFNVPSPDDLVSSGLQSLKMKSKDNQRDTNIPVELELSAKDQESTSASVTRQRGNGVNEKDYAPTSGSIPGMPHRNVNTEAMSSKTGKVEKTIERKTASISDFTPETWMIPETVDGELSQLNLAIVGHVDSGKSTLSGRLLHLSGRISQKLMHKYEKEAKQQGKGSFAYAWALDESAEERERGITMTVGVAFFTSKKYHIVLLDSPGHRDFVPNMISGATQADAAILVVDASMGSFEAGIDATGGQTREHAQLIRSFGVDQIIVLVNKMDVVGYSKERFDFVKQKLGTFLRTCGFKESSISWVPASVMENQNLVANSSDSRLSWYRGPFLMDAIDSLQLPARDYSKPLQIPICDVKSQSQSQVSACGKLETGAIRPGLKVLVMPSKEITTVRSLERDSQPCSIARAGDNVTVNLQGIEGNRVTAGSVICHPDYPVQVACQLEMKILVLEISTPIVIGSQLEFHIHHAKEAAKIVKILSLLDPKAGKVTKKSPRCLLSKQNAMVEVALQGPVCVEEYSSCRALGRVFLRASGRTIGLGVVTQIIKTEN from the exons ATGCCTCGCAAAGTGAACTATGGAGTTGATTACGATGATGATTACGAAGATGACTATAATGATGActatgattatgattatgatgaagaagttgaagaaaatg GAATCACAGCTAAGACGATGCCTGCAAAAGAAGTCAGGTCGGCTAAGGTCTGGCGATGCCCAATTTGTACCTACGATAATGAAGATAGTATGTCTGCATGTGATATATGTGGGATCTTACGTAACCCTTTGGTCAAGAGCAATATCCAAATCAATGATGTTGCCG TGGGCGGCAAATGCAAAGATTCTGGAGTATCTGTGATGGCCAAGTCTCTTTTTGCATCATTGCCGCAACATAGGGTCCAACCATTCATCTTTGAAGTGCAGGATGATGTTTCTTCCACAGATAACCACCTTAACTTCCACAAATTCAGAAATATGCGCAGCACTTTTTCGGAATTCAGTAGTGCTTTTAGTAATCAAAATCATAAAAGAGTTAATATAG CCCCCTTCAAGTTTAATGTTCCTTCTCCGGATGATTTGGTTTCAAGTGGACTGCAATCACTGAAAATGAAATCCAAAG ATAATCAGAGGGACACAAATATTCCAGTTGAACTGGAGTTGTCTGCTAAGGATCAAGAGTCCACTTCAGCATCAGTAACAAGACAGAGAGGTAATGGAGTTAATGAGAAAGATTATGCTCCAACCAGTGGAAGCATACCAGGGATGCCTCATAGAAATGTGAATACTGAGGCTATGTCTTCCAAAACTGGAAAAGTAGAAAAGACTATTGAGAGAAAAACAGCATCAATTTCTGACTTCACTCCTGAGACATGGATGATCCCGGAAACAGTTGATGGTGAACTGAGCCAGCTAAATCTTGCGATT GTTGGCCATGTTGATTCTGGGAAGTCAACACTTTCAGGAAGGTTGCTTCATTTATCGGGACGGATATCGCAGAAATTGATGCACAAATATGAAAAAGAAGCTAAACAACAG GGAAAAGGATCTTTTGCTTATGCATGGGCATTAGATGAAAGTGCTGAAGAAAGGGAAAGGGGTATAACAATGACAGTGGGTGTTGCTTTCTTCACTTccaaaaaatatcacattgtgCTGCTTGACTCCCCTGGACATAGAGATTTTGTACCAAACATGATCTCAGGAGCAACGCAAGCAGATGCTGCAATTTTAGTGGTTGATGCTTCAATGGGTTCATTTGAAGCCGGCATAGATGCTACTGGGGGGCAAACGAGGGAACATGCACAGCTGATTAGAAGCTTCGGAGTTGATCAGATTATTGTTCTTGTCAACAAAATGGATGTGGTGGGATACTCAAAGGAAAGATTTGATTTTGTGAAGCAGAAACTAGGGACATTTCTCCGCACTTGTGGTTTTAAAGAATCTTCTATTTCATGGGTTCCAGCAAGTGTCATGGAAAATCAGAACTTAGTTGCAAACTCTTCTGATTCACGGCTATCGTG GTATAGAGGACCTTTTTTGATGGATGCAATAGATTCTCTGCAACTTCCTGCAAGAGATTACTCCAAACCACTACAAATTCCTATATGTGATGTTAAGTCACAATCCCAAAGTCAGGTGTCTGCATGCGGGAAACTGGAAACTGGAGCTATTAGACCAGGACTTAAG GTATTGGTTATGCCTTCAAAAGAAATAACTACAGTTCGCTCATTGGAACGTGACTCTCAGCCATGTAGTATTGCAAGAGCTGGTGACAACGTAACAGTGAATTTGCAAGGTATTGAGGGAAATCGTGTAACAGCTGGAAGTGTGATATGTCACCCCGACTACCCAGTTCAAGTTGCCTGCCAGTTGGAAATGAAGATTCTGGTCCTTGAAATTTCAACTCCGATCGTTATTGGTTCTCAG TTGGAGTTTCACATACACCACGCGAAAGAGGCTGCAAAAATTGTGAAGATATTGTCTCTGCTTGATCCAAAGGCGGGAAAAGTAACAAAGAAGTCCCCAAGATGCTTGTTGTCCAAGCAGAATGCCATGGTTGAG GTGGCTTTGCAAGGTCCGGTATGTGTAGAGGAGTACAGCAGCTGCAGAGCTCTGGGAAGAGTATTCCTTAGAGCTTCAGGAAGGACTATTGGTCTTGGTGTTGTGACTCAAATCATTAAGACAGAAAACTAG
- the LOC121810083 gene encoding light-harvesting complex-like protein 3 isotype 1, chloroplastic: MSMAIFSPKLPSFTPHSHAQTHLGLRPSYLPLRHLEKLQPPFVLSSDSASGVAPTAPEETSAVESLGSNGSATPPPVAVEPINGFQDARWVGGTWDLKQFEKAGNTNWDAVIDAEVKRRKWMEDSPQSSNNEEPVVFDTSIIPWWAWMKRFHLPEAELLNGRAAMIGFFMAYFVDSLTGVGLVDQMGNFFCKTLLFVAVAGVLLVRKNEDFETIKKLVDETTFYDKQWQAAWQDETSEKK; encoded by the exons ATGTCGATGGCAATTTTCTCCCCAAAGCTTCCATCTTTCACCCCTCACTCTCATGCCCAAACCCATCTAGGTTTGAGGCCTAGTTATCTCCCCCTCAGACACCTCGAGAAGCTTCAACCCCCCTTTGTCTTGAGCTCCGATAGCGCCTCTGGTGTGGCTCCTACTGCTCCGGAGGAGACTTCTGCTGTGGAGTCTCTTGGCTCCAACGGCTCTGCAACACCGCCGCCGGTGGCAGTGGAGCCTATCAATGGTTTTCAGGATGCTAGGTGGGTTGGGGGAACTTGGGACTTGAAGCAGTTTGAGAAAGCTGGCAACACTAACTGGGATGCTGTCATTGATGCTG AGGTGAAGAGGAGGAAGTGGATGGAAGACAGCCCGCAATCATCAAACAATGAAGAGCCTGTTGTTTTCGACACTTCCATTATTCCTTGGTGGGCGTGGATGAAAAGGTTCCATCTTCCCGAAGCCGAGCTGCTAAATG GTCGTGCTGCAATGATCGGATTCTTCATGGCCTACTTCGTGGACAGCCTCACTGGGGTAGGTCTGGTTGATCAAATGGGCAACTTCTTCTGTAAAACGCTGTTGTTTGTAGCTGTAGCAGGTGTGCTCCTCGTAAGAAAGAATGAGGACTTTGAAACCATCAAGAAATTGGTGGACGAGACGACATTCTACGATAAGCAGTGGCAAGCTGCCTGGCAGGATGAGACATCAGAGAAGAAATAG
- the LOC121806250 gene encoding HBS1-like protein isoform X2 has translation MPRKVNYGVDYDDDYEDDYNDDYDYDYDEEVEENGITAKTMPAKEVRSAKVWRCPICTYDNEDSMSACDICGILRNPLVKSNIQINDVAAPFKFNVPSPDDLVSSGLQSLKMKSKDNQRDTNIPVELELSAKDQESTSASVTRQRGNGVNEKDYAPTSGSIPGMPHRNVNTEAMSSKTGKVEKTIERKTASISDFTPETWMIPETVDGELSQLNLAIVGHVDSGKSTLSGRLLHLSGRISQKLMHKYEKEAKQQGKGSFAYAWALDESAEERERGITMTVGVAFFTSKKYHIVLLDSPGHRDFVPNMISGATQADAAILVVDASMGSFEAGIDATGGQTREHAQLIRSFGVDQIIVLVNKMDVVGYSKERFDFVKQKLGTFLRTCGFKESSISWVPASVMENQNLVANSSDSRLSWYRGPFLMDAIDSLQLPARDYSKPLQIPICDVKSQSQSQVSACGKLETGAIRPGLKVLVMPSKEITTVRSLERDSQPCSIARAGDNVTVNLQGIEGNRVTAGSVICHPDYPVQVACQLEMKILVLEISTPIVIGSQLEFHIHHAKEAAKIVKILSLLDPKAGKVTKKSPRCLLSKQNAMVEVALQGPVCVEEYSSCRALGRVFLRASGRTIGLGVVTQIIKTEN, from the exons ATGCCTCGCAAAGTGAACTATGGAGTTGATTACGATGATGATTACGAAGATGACTATAATGATGActatgattatgattatgatgaagaagttgaagaaaatg GAATCACAGCTAAGACGATGCCTGCAAAAGAAGTCAGGTCGGCTAAGGTCTGGCGATGCCCAATTTGTACCTACGATAATGAAGATAGTATGTCTGCATGTGATATATGTGGGATCTTACGTAACCCTTTGGTCAAGAGCAATATCCAAATCAATGATGTTGCCG CCCCCTTCAAGTTTAATGTTCCTTCTCCGGATGATTTGGTTTCAAGTGGACTGCAATCACTGAAAATGAAATCCAAAG ATAATCAGAGGGACACAAATATTCCAGTTGAACTGGAGTTGTCTGCTAAGGATCAAGAGTCCACTTCAGCATCAGTAACAAGACAGAGAGGTAATGGAGTTAATGAGAAAGATTATGCTCCAACCAGTGGAAGCATACCAGGGATGCCTCATAGAAATGTGAATACTGAGGCTATGTCTTCCAAAACTGGAAAAGTAGAAAAGACTATTGAGAGAAAAACAGCATCAATTTCTGACTTCACTCCTGAGACATGGATGATCCCGGAAACAGTTGATGGTGAACTGAGCCAGCTAAATCTTGCGATT GTTGGCCATGTTGATTCTGGGAAGTCAACACTTTCAGGAAGGTTGCTTCATTTATCGGGACGGATATCGCAGAAATTGATGCACAAATATGAAAAAGAAGCTAAACAACAG GGAAAAGGATCTTTTGCTTATGCATGGGCATTAGATGAAAGTGCTGAAGAAAGGGAAAGGGGTATAACAATGACAGTGGGTGTTGCTTTCTTCACTTccaaaaaatatcacattgtgCTGCTTGACTCCCCTGGACATAGAGATTTTGTACCAAACATGATCTCAGGAGCAACGCAAGCAGATGCTGCAATTTTAGTGGTTGATGCTTCAATGGGTTCATTTGAAGCCGGCATAGATGCTACTGGGGGGCAAACGAGGGAACATGCACAGCTGATTAGAAGCTTCGGAGTTGATCAGATTATTGTTCTTGTCAACAAAATGGATGTGGTGGGATACTCAAAGGAAAGATTTGATTTTGTGAAGCAGAAACTAGGGACATTTCTCCGCACTTGTGGTTTTAAAGAATCTTCTATTTCATGGGTTCCAGCAAGTGTCATGGAAAATCAGAACTTAGTTGCAAACTCTTCTGATTCACGGCTATCGTG GTATAGAGGACCTTTTTTGATGGATGCAATAGATTCTCTGCAACTTCCTGCAAGAGATTACTCCAAACCACTACAAATTCCTATATGTGATGTTAAGTCACAATCCCAAAGTCAGGTGTCTGCATGCGGGAAACTGGAAACTGGAGCTATTAGACCAGGACTTAAG GTATTGGTTATGCCTTCAAAAGAAATAACTACAGTTCGCTCATTGGAACGTGACTCTCAGCCATGTAGTATTGCAAGAGCTGGTGACAACGTAACAGTGAATTTGCAAGGTATTGAGGGAAATCGTGTAACAGCTGGAAGTGTGATATGTCACCCCGACTACCCAGTTCAAGTTGCCTGCCAGTTGGAAATGAAGATTCTGGTCCTTGAAATTTCAACTCCGATCGTTATTGGTTCTCAG TTGGAGTTTCACATACACCACGCGAAAGAGGCTGCAAAAATTGTGAAGATATTGTCTCTGCTTGATCCAAAGGCGGGAAAAGTAACAAAGAAGTCCCCAAGATGCTTGTTGTCCAAGCAGAATGCCATGGTTGAG GTGGCTTTGCAAGGTCCGGTATGTGTAGAGGAGTACAGCAGCTGCAGAGCTCTGGGAAGAGTATTCCTTAGAGCTTCAGGAAGGACTATTGGTCTTGGTGTTGTGACTCAAATCATTAAGACAGAAAACTAG